In a single window of the Synechococcus sp. WH 8016 genome:
- a CDS encoding nucleotidyltransferase domain-containing protein, producing MPSPTTSSLAALRTQRHTQWLRELRLSLQELVEPSLERPDQIYLFGSRARGDWDGLSDTDLLVVAANKHLADTWVDQLLDSGLAEDVIGLDRVAWDQLPKSASVVWRNAAKVAIPLLAEKP from the coding sequence ATGCCATCACCAACCACGAGCAGCTTGGCGGCCCTACGCACTCAACGTCACACCCAATGGCTGAGAGAGCTGCGGCTGTCGCTACAAGAACTGGTGGAGCCCAGTCTCGAACGACCAGACCAGATCTATCTGTTCGGCTCCCGTGCTCGGGGCGATTGGGACGGTCTATCAGACACCGATCTACTCGTGGTGGCTGCCAACAAGCATCTGGCCGACACATGGGTCGATCAACTGCTCGATTCGGGCCTCGCTGAGGATGTGATCGGACTCGACCGTGTGGCCTGGGATCAGTTGCCAAAAAGCGCATCAGTGGTTTGGCGCAACGCTGCCAAAGTCGCTATTCCGTTACTGGCAGAGAAGCCATGA
- a CDS encoding HEPN domain-containing protein — translation MNARPDAWIRQAQNDLELAQLARDNGYLAQACFYASQAAEKGLKSALLELGLEPPHTHVLNDLTRRLKETGLETKDLEALPLRSLSRMAIQSRYPVDATPPSELFDPDETDQALTTAREVLSILKAFDQQG, via the coding sequence ATGAATGCCCGGCCAGATGCATGGATACGCCAAGCCCAAAACGACCTTGAGCTCGCTCAACTGGCACGTGACAACGGCTACTTGGCGCAAGCCTGTTTTTACGCATCACAAGCAGCCGAAAAAGGCTTAAAAAGCGCACTTCTGGAATTGGGACTGGAGCCTCCGCACACGCATGTGCTCAACGATTTGACGAGGCGGCTTAAGGAGACAGGCTTAGAGACCAAGGATTTAGAGGCACTACCTCTACGAAGCCTCAGCCGGATGGCGATCCAATCCCGCTACCCCGTGGATGCAACACCGCCTTCCGAGCTGTTCGATCCAGATGAAACAGACCAAGCCCTAACAACGGCCCGTGAAGTGCTGAGCATCCTCAAGGCTTTCGATCAACAGGGCTAA
- a CDS encoding TA system VapC family ribonuclease toxin yields the protein MNNNADLPDLNVWLALATPDHFHHQQALNYWEQQAAEQVHFCTVTALGLVRLLSQPKLMGPAVKTTHEASALLQTLCQQPGVSLAFPASDGWDVFHQLMREGDLSARLCTDAYLAALAISNGWRLVSFDRNFERFGDLQRLSLSSGG from the coding sequence ATGAACAACAACGCAGATCTTCCGGATCTCAATGTGTGGTTAGCACTTGCAACCCCTGATCACTTCCATCATCAGCAAGCTCTGAACTACTGGGAGCAACAGGCTGCTGAGCAAGTGCACTTCTGCACCGTGACGGCCTTGGGCCTGGTGCGCCTGTTGAGCCAACCCAAGCTGATGGGCCCAGCCGTTAAAACCACGCATGAGGCTTCTGCCCTCCTTCAAACCTTGTGCCAACAACCAGGGGTAAGCCTCGCGTTCCCAGCCAGCGATGGCTGGGATGTGTTTCACCAACTGATGCGCGAGGGCGATCTCTCAGCCCGCCTTTGCACCGACGCCTACCTTGCAGCGCTGGCCATCAGCAACGGCTGGCGCCTGGTGAGCTTTGATCGCAACTTCGAACGTTTCGGTGATCTGCAACGGCTCTCACTCAGCTCAGGTGGGTAA
- a CDS encoding PIN domain-containing protein, with protein MPAFCLDTSAILTLRDDEPGAERVAMLLEGTDPCFACFITRMEVLYRVWKDEGERSGRLAYEQLQSLPIQWVDQTEALLLEASRIKALHRLSVADAWIAAAALLGRATLLHKDPEFEVITELDQDWLA; from the coding sequence ATGCCCGCTTTTTGCCTCGACACCTCAGCAATCCTGACCTTGCGAGACGACGAGCCGGGTGCCGAGCGCGTCGCCATGTTGTTGGAAGGGACGGATCCCTGTTTCGCCTGTTTCATTACGCGCATGGAGGTGCTCTACCGGGTTTGGAAAGACGAAGGAGAGAGGAGTGGGCGTCTTGCCTATGAACAGTTGCAATCCCTGCCAATCCAATGGGTTGACCAGACAGAAGCCTTGCTGCTGGAGGCCTCCAGGATCAAGGCGTTGCATCGGCTTTCCGTTGCTGATGCTTGGATCGCCGCAGCGGCTCTTCTCGGCCGAGCAACGTTGCTGCATAAGGATCCGGAATTCGAGGTCATCACTGAGCTGGATCAGGATTGGTTGGCCTGA
- a CDS encoding AbrB/MazE/SpoVT family DNA-binding domain-containing protein codes for MVLRSTITSRGQTVIPAAIRERFGLGPSQRLEWLVEDDGSIRVIPVAASSVQAFRGQGRRGGATARLLADRELDRNAEL; via the coding sequence TTGGTTTTGAGAAGCACGATTACCTCGCGTGGCCAGACCGTGATCCCGGCTGCAATTCGCGAGCGCTTTGGCTTAGGCCCGTCTCAACGCTTGGAGTGGCTTGTGGAAGATGACGGTTCGATTCGAGTGATACCTGTGGCAGCGTCTTCTGTGCAGGCCTTTCGCGGGCAGGGCCGACGTGGTGGAGCAACAGCGAGGCTCTTGGCGGATCGGGAGCTCGATCGAAATGCTGAACTGTGA
- a CDS encoding YdcF family protein, producing MIYLLSKLLPLALLPLGLSLILLLVGLIGRWRWPVITAVVLLWVCSLGLVSQTLWRWLEAPWQRTTAAEAPSAEAIVVLSGGRQPAPGAAQVSEWHDPDRFLAGLDLYRAGKAPRLLFTGGVSPFLPGQPPEGQRYLREAQQLGIPSGVMASTPPVVNTAEEAVAIRRLLEVPKTASAPPTRILLVTSAFHMRRAQRLFERQGLVVKPFPVDFQARGAWAGPLWRDPTEWLPSAAALDGSSRALRELLGRLIYRAW from the coding sequence ATGATTTATCTACTCAGCAAGCTTCTCCCCCTAGCCCTGCTGCCCCTTGGCTTGTCTCTGATCCTGTTGCTGGTTGGACTGATCGGTCGTTGGCGTTGGCCTGTGATTACAGCAGTTGTGCTGCTTTGGGTTTGTTCTCTGGGGCTGGTGAGCCAAACCCTGTGGCGCTGGCTGGAGGCACCCTGGCAACGCACCACTGCTGCTGAAGCTCCTTCTGCTGAAGCGATCGTGGTGCTCAGCGGCGGCCGTCAACCTGCTCCGGGTGCTGCGCAGGTGAGCGAGTGGCACGACCCAGACCGCTTCTTGGCGGGGCTTGATCTGTATCGCGCCGGCAAGGCGCCGCGTTTGCTGTTTACCGGTGGAGTGAGTCCGTTCCTACCCGGCCAACCCCCAGAGGGGCAGCGCTACCTAAGGGAAGCGCAACAGCTTGGAATCCCTTCTGGCGTCATGGCCAGCACGCCCCCTGTGGTGAACACGGCTGAGGAAGCGGTTGCGATTCGCCGATTGCTGGAGGTGCCAAAGACTGCATCGGCGCCGCCCACCCGGATCTTGTTGGTCACCAGTGCTTTTCATATGCGCAGGGCTCAGCGTCTGTTTGAGCGCCAGGGTCTCGTGGTGAAACCGTTTCCCGTGGATTTTCAGGCCCGCGGCGCTTGGGCTGGTCCTCTGTGGCGTGACCCAACCGAGTGGCTTCCCTCTGCGGCGGCTCTAGATGGCAGCTCCCGTGCCTTGCGCGAGCTATTGGGTCGCTTGATCTATCGGGCTTGGTAG